The Alteriqipengyuania halimionae genome contains a region encoding:
- a CDS encoding phospholipid carrier-dependent glycosyltransferase, whose amino-acid sequence MDDVKPRQSDPFWWCAAIAMAFAGLAAIRLGIPTRPYFDEVHYVPAARTLESLTHPVNAEHPLLAKALLALAIDAVGDTPVAWRIPALIAGTLGLFAFMRMLWWATFSRAVPLIGGLLLATNFLWFVHARIAMLDGPMAGFAMLAGWAFVRGLREPARARWQFALAGVLMGLALGTKWSIAPLLVLPGLAFLWAKARDTGTALVTAREGGLVPGMRLPEAALWLGLLPLVVYWLTFAPAFFYLHDALGPLDIVGQHERMFALQSSVVKGHPYQSVWWQWIFNLRAIWYLYEVVDGAQRGIVLIGNPATMVFGLAALVWSAWRWIRSGEALWLAPPLAWVALMALWALADKPVQFFFHYMMPMTALIVALALVTGRWWDEGRRWPAWVVVGASIAFFAYFFPILTAAPLQDDQAFLHWAWWSGWR is encoded by the coding sequence ATGGACGACGTTAAGCCCCGGCAATCCGATCCCTTCTGGTGGTGCGCGGCGATCGCGATGGCCTTTGCCGGGCTCGCGGCGATCCGGCTCGGAATCCCGACGCGGCCCTATTTCGACGAAGTGCATTACGTCCCCGCAGCGCGCACGCTCGAGTCGCTCACGCATCCGGTCAATGCCGAGCATCCGCTGCTGGCCAAGGCCTTGCTGGCGCTGGCGATCGATGCGGTCGGCGATACGCCGGTGGCCTGGCGTATCCCGGCGCTGATCGCGGGGACGCTCGGCCTGTTCGCCTTCATGCGCATGCTGTGGTGGGCCACATTCTCGCGCGCCGTGCCGCTGATCGGCGGGTTATTGCTGGCGACGAATTTCCTGTGGTTCGTTCATGCCCGCATCGCCATGCTCGACGGGCCGATGGCGGGATTCGCCATGCTTGCCGGATGGGCCTTCGTACGCGGACTGCGCGAACCGGCGCGCGCACGCTGGCAATTCGCGCTTGCCGGCGTGCTGATGGGCCTCGCGCTGGGCACCAAGTGGAGCATCGCCCCGCTACTCGTACTGCCGGGGCTCGCCTTCCTCTGGGCCAAGGCGCGCGACACGGGCACCGCTCTCGTCACCGCGCGCGAAGGCGGGTTGGTACCCGGCATGCGGCTTCCCGAAGCGGCGCTGTGGCTCGGCCTGCTGCCGCTGGTGGTCTATTGGCTGACGTTCGCCCCGGCGTTCTTCTATCTGCACGACGCGCTCGGCCCGCTCGATATCGTCGGCCAGCACGAGCGGATGTTCGCGCTGCAATCGAGCGTGGTGAAGGGGCACCCCTACCAGAGCGTGTGGTGGCAGTGGATCTTCAACCTGCGCGCGATCTGGTATCTCTACGAAGTGGTCGATGGCGCCCAGCGCGGCATCGTGCTGATCGGCAATCCGGCGACGATGGTGTTCGGTCTCGCCGCGCTGGTGTGGAGCGCATGGCGCTGGATCCGCTCGGGCGAGGCACTGTGGCTTGCGCCGCCGCTGGCATGGGTCGCGCTGATGGCGCTGTGGGCCCTGGCGGACAAGCCGGTGCAGTTCTTCTTTCACTACATGATGCCGATGACCGCGCTGATCGTGGCATTGGCGCTGGTGACGGGCCGCTGGTGGGACGAAGGCCGGCGCTGGCCGGCCTGGGTCGTGGTGGGCGCGTCGATCGCGTTCTTCGCCTATTTCTTCCCCATCCTCACCGCCGCCCCGCTCCAGGACGATCAGGCTTTCCTGCACTGGGCCTGGTGGAGCGGGTGGCGGTAG
- a CDS encoding M16 family metallopeptidase, with protein sequence MSSFPRAFAAFALLISAIAAPAAAQEADASATRHDQSAYPQSLQFGQDNWFYEGSDLEQERAWVFGELPNGLRYAVRYNGVPDGQVAFRAVVDAGSLYEEESEQGYAHLLEHLLFRESKYLGKNEAFSTWQAMGAQIGIDANATTSPTQTVYQIDVPDASQEDVRATLRYLSGMIEAPVLSDENVRDEFPIVLAEKRDGDSAQRRVADAQRETFYAGMRLGERAPIGTLETLQGATGDSVAAFHKRWYRPDKTVLVVAGAVDPIEVARLIEENYSGWEAPANPAPDPDFGDPVAPDDAAPSPGILPPLGQVTTMVEPDLSPALGWTILRPWRPVLDTKVYNRGLMRTTIAQSVLNRRLEARARAGSYLYAEVRQDDTYRSSDQTTISIAPLEGEWEKALAEVRGIIADAIANPPTQEEIDREASELGVAYQDYFARRGLRNSSEVADDIVGALDIRETTTSPGAVLRLYQSALPGFTPEAIHDATRELFKGKVGRALLLSDRPGVGDPVALTRALTREVAPDTGARLAAAEVDFDELPAIGTPREAQITATGAQQIERLDWGNGVSALIWPKDNEPGRLTVKVRFGAGQRAFSADEVPYARMGELALVASGNAGLDNEALDRLTNGRKIGFDFTIEDGRFVFSAETRNEDLADQLYLFASKFVYPEWDAGPVKRARAAGIQGYRSYATSAPGVLERDLELLLHDNDPRFRAATAEDFENTTDEEFARVWGEILKHGPVEVQVFGDFNRAAGIAALNRSFGALPPRDPLPADTAPTTVPATAPTSTPIKVTHRGPSDQAMAVVAWPTSGGVVEYRKARQLEVVSTLFSNRLLEALRQRLGASYAPQMISQWPVSIDNGGRLMALALVKPEDVPAIFEEVDAIAADLVANGPGEDELAKATSPLRRMLRPETLGAAFYMWQLDDATFDPRRIGQLDSAIADFTLVTAEDVQALAREYLRPEEAIHIEIMPEG encoded by the coding sequence ATGAGTTCATTCCCGCGCGCCTTCGCCGCATTCGCTCTCCTGATCTCCGCCATCGCCGCACCTGCCGCCGCGCAGGAGGCGGACGCTTCGGCGACGCGGCACGACCAGTCGGCCTATCCGCAAAGCCTCCAATTCGGTCAGGACAACTGGTTCTACGAAGGCTCGGACCTCGAGCAGGAACGCGCCTGGGTATTCGGCGAACTGCCCAATGGGCTGCGTTATGCGGTGCGCTATAATGGCGTGCCCGACGGGCAGGTCGCGTTTCGCGCGGTGGTCGATGCAGGCTCTCTGTACGAAGAGGAAAGCGAGCAGGGCTACGCGCATCTGCTTGAGCATCTGCTGTTTCGCGAGAGCAAGTATCTGGGCAAGAACGAGGCGTTCTCGACCTGGCAGGCGATGGGCGCGCAGATCGGGATCGATGCCAACGCGACCACCAGCCCTACACAGACGGTTTACCAGATCGACGTGCCCGATGCGTCGCAAGAGGATGTCCGCGCCACGCTGCGCTATCTCTCGGGCATGATCGAGGCACCGGTGCTGTCGGATGAGAATGTGCGCGACGAATTCCCCATCGTGCTGGCCGAGAAACGCGATGGCGACAGCGCCCAGCGCCGCGTCGCCGATGCCCAGCGCGAAACCTTCTATGCCGGGATGCGGCTCGGCGAACGCGCGCCGATCGGCACGCTCGAGACGCTGCAGGGCGCGACCGGCGATAGCGTCGCCGCGTTTCACAAGCGCTGGTACCGCCCGGACAAGACGGTGCTGGTCGTTGCAGGCGCGGTCGACCCGATCGAGGTCGCGCGGTTGATCGAGGAAAATTACAGCGGTTGGGAAGCGCCCGCCAATCCCGCGCCCGATCCCGATTTCGGCGATCCGGTCGCGCCCGACGATGCCGCGCCATCGCCCGGTATCCTTCCACCGCTCGGCCAGGTGACGACGATGGTCGAACCCGACCTCTCGCCCGCGCTCGGCTGGACGATCCTGCGGCCGTGGCGCCCGGTGCTCGATACCAAGGTCTACAATCGCGGCCTGATGCGCACCACGATCGCGCAATCGGTGCTCAACCGCCGACTGGAAGCGCGCGCCCGCGCCGGGTCGTACCTCTATGCCGAAGTCAGGCAGGACGACACCTATCGCTCGAGCGACCAGACCACGATCTCGATCGCCCCGCTCGAAGGCGAATGGGAAAAAGCGCTCGCCGAAGTGCGCGGGATCATCGCCGATGCGATCGCGAACCCGCCGACGCAGGAGGAAATCGACCGCGAGGCATCCGAACTCGGCGTCGCCTACCAGGACTATTTCGCCCGCCGCGGTCTGCGCAACTCGTCCGAAGTGGCCGACGACATCGTCGGTGCGCTCGACATCCGCGAGACCACGACCTCGCCCGGCGCGGTGCTGCGACTGTACCAGAGCGCGCTGCCCGGCTTTACACCCGAAGCAATCCACGACGCGACCCGCGAACTGTTCAAGGGCAAGGTCGGCCGCGCGCTGCTGCTGTCCGACCGTCCCGGCGTCGGCGATCCGGTGGCGCTCACCCGGGCGCTGACCCGCGAAGTCGCCCCCGATACCGGCGCGCGCCTGGCCGCTGCCGAAGTCGATTTCGACGAACTGCCCGCGATCGGTACCCCGCGCGAAGCGCAGATCACCGCCACCGGCGCCCAGCAGATCGAGAGGCTCGACTGGGGCAACGGCGTCAGCGCGCTGATCTGGCCCAAGGACAACGAACCCGGCCGCCTGACCGTGAAGGTCCGCTTCGGCGCAGGCCAGCGCGCCTTCTCCGCCGACGAGGTACCCTATGCGCGAATGGGCGAACTCGCGCTGGTGGCATCGGGCAATGCCGGGCTCGACAATGAAGCGCTCGATCGCCTCACCAACGGACGCAAGATCGGCTTCGATTTCACGATCGAGGATGGGCGCTTCGTCTTCTCCGCCGAGACCCGTAACGAAGATCTTGCCGACCAGTTGTACCTGTTCGCTTCGAAATTCGTGTATCCCGAATGGGACGCAGGGCCGGTGAAACGCGCGCGGGCGGCGGGCATCCAGGGCTATCGCAGCTATGCGACCAGCGCTCCGGGCGTGCTCGAACGCGACCTCGAATTGCTGCTCCACGACAACGATCCGCGCTTCCGCGCCGCGACGGCCGAGGATTTCGAGAATACCACCGACGAGGAATTCGCCCGCGTCTGGGGCGAGATCCTGAAGCACGGTCCCGTCGAGGTGCAGGTGTTCGGCGATTTCAACCGCGCGGCCGGGATCGCCGCGCTCAATCGCAGTTTCGGCGCGCTCCCCCCGCGCGATCCGCTGCCCGCCGATACCGCGCCGACCACCGTTCCCGCAACCGCACCCACATCCACTCCGATCAAGGTGACCCATCGCGGTCCGTCGGACCAGGCGATGGCGGTGGTGGCCTGGCCGACCTCGGGCGGGGTCGTCGAATACCGCAAGGCGCGCCAGCTCGAAGTGGTCTCGACGCTGTTCTCCAATCGCCTGCTCGAGGCGCTGCGCCAGCGGCTGGGCGCGAGCTACGCGCCGCAGATGATTTCGCAATGGCCGGTCTCGATCGACAATGGCGGAAGGCTGATGGCTCTCGCGCTGGTCAAGCCCGAAGACGTGCCCGCGATTTTCGAGGAAGTCGACGCGATTGCCGCCGATCTCGTCGCCAACGGGCCGGGGGAGGACGAACTCGCCAAGGCGACCAGCCCGCTGCGCCGGATGCTGCGCCCCGAAACGCTCGGAGCGGCGTTCTACATGTGGCAGCTCGACGACGCGACGTTCGACCCGCGCCGGATCGGCCAGCTCGACAGCGCGATCGCCGATTTCACGCTGGTGACGGCGGAAGACGTGCAGGCGCTGGCCAGGGAATATCTCCGCCCCGAAGAGGCGATCCATATCGAGATCATGCCCGAGGGTTGA
- a CDS encoding TlyA family RNA methyltransferase — MAQPKKSAGKIRVDQALVARDLAESRTRAQALVMAGVVFSGETKLEKPGQQIAADAPLDVRGRDHPWVSRGGIKLAGALEAFALDPAGAVAMDIGSSTGGFTDVLLTHGAVHVFAVDSGTNQLAWKLRSDERVTVLEQTNARHLTPDLIDRDCNWLVCDASFIGLAKVLERPLSLAATDARAVVLVKPQFEVERHEVGKGGVVRDGALHRRVCDEARAWFESQGWTVDGIVPSPITGPEGNVEFLLAARRGNVAPCHVPEPDTAPA; from the coding sequence ATGGCCCAACCGAAGAAATCCGCCGGGAAAATCCGCGTCGATCAGGCGCTTGTTGCGCGCGATCTCGCCGAAAGCCGCACCAGAGCGCAGGCGCTGGTGATGGCAGGCGTGGTCTTCTCAGGCGAGACCAAGCTCGAAAAGCCCGGCCAGCAGATCGCGGCCGACGCCCCGCTCGACGTGCGCGGGCGCGATCATCCCTGGGTCAGTCGCGGCGGGATCAAGCTGGCCGGCGCGCTCGAAGCGTTCGCCCTCGATCCGGCGGGCGCGGTGGCCATGGATATCGGATCCTCGACCGGGGGCTTTACCGACGTGCTGCTGACTCATGGCGCGGTGCATGTGTTCGCGGTCGATAGCGGGACCAACCAGCTCGCCTGGAAATTGCGCTCGGACGAGCGCGTCACCGTGCTCGAACAGACCAATGCCCGTCACCTGACACCCGATCTGATCGACCGCGATTGCAACTGGCTGGTGTGCGATGCGAGCTTCATCGGGCTCGCCAAGGTGCTCGAACGCCCGCTCTCGCTGGCAGCGACCGATGCGCGGGCTGTGGTGCTGGTGAAGCCGCAGTTCGAAGTCGAGCGCCATGAAGTCGGCAAAGGCGGGGTTGTCCGCGATGGCGCCCTGCACCGGCGCGTGTGCGATGAGGCTCGCGCCTGGTTCGAAAGCCAGGGCTGGACCGTCGACGGGATCGTGCCGAGCCCGATCACGGGCCCGGAAGGCAATGTCGAATTCCTCCTTGCCGCGCGGAGGGGGAACGTCGCGCCATGCCATGTCCCCGAGCCGGACACTGCACCCGCGTGA
- a CDS encoding TspO/MBR family protein, producing the protein MNLIASPGQLRASLLRWSLFLVPLTLLLGFLSGQIGDAASPWFQSLTKPSLFPPPATFGIVWSILYVMIGFAAAVVASARGAHGREVALIAWVVQLALNLAWSPLFFGAHRIAEALYLLIAIDIAVLVTVVLFWRVRKLAGLLLVPYLAWVLFATVLNFQFLQANPDAANRDVSGAVQRVEM; encoded by the coding sequence GTGAACCTGATCGCCTCGCCCGGCCAATTGCGCGCATCGCTGCTGCGCTGGAGCCTTTTCCTCGTGCCGCTCACTTTGTTGCTCGGCTTCCTGTCGGGGCAGATCGGCGATGCAGCGAGCCCGTGGTTCCAGAGCCTGACCAAACCGTCGCTTTTCCCGCCGCCTGCAACCTTCGGGATCGTGTGGTCGATCCTTTACGTGATGATCGGGTTCGCTGCTGCGGTGGTCGCTTCGGCGCGCGGCGCGCATGGGCGCGAAGTCGCGTTGATTGCGTGGGTCGTCCAACTCGCGCTCAACCTTGCGTGGAGCCCTCTGTTCTTCGGCGCCCACCGCATCGCCGAAGCGCTGTATCTGCTGATCGCGATCGATATCGCGGTGCTGGTAACGGTGGTGCTGTTCTGGCGGGTCCGCAAGCTCGCCGGGCTGTTGCTGGTTCCCTATCTCGCCTGGGTCCTGTTCGCGACCGTGCTGAACTTCCAGTTCCTGCAAGCGAACCCCGATGCGGCGAACAGGGATGTGTCCGGCGCGGTGCAGCGGGTGGAAATGTGA
- a CDS encoding accessory factor UbiK family protein, whose protein sequence is MQSENPIIADFVKLANAAAGTFAGMTREARDGARERLKESLGGLDFVSREEFETVKQMASKAREQQDILEAKIAALEAKIAGKTDIG, encoded by the coding sequence ATGCAATCCGAGAACCCCATCATCGCCGATTTCGTGAAACTCGCCAACGCCGCGGCGGGCACTTTTGCGGGCATGACCCGCGAAGCACGGGACGGCGCGCGCGAGCGGTTGAAGGAATCGCTGGGCGGGCTCGATTTCGTCAGCCGCGAAGAGTTCGAGACGGTCAAGCAGATGGCCTCCAAGGCGCGCGAGCAGCAGGACATCCTCGAAGCGAAGATCGCTGCGCTCGAAGCCAAGATCGCCGGCAAAACCGACATCGGTTAA
- the recO gene encoding DNA repair protein RecO: MQLRAPAILVASRPHGETAAIARLLTEEHGLVAGYVAGGRGRQLRPVLIPGNIVALDLRARSASQLPFAKLELVESRGPLIGEPLPAAAIQWTCALTAAALPERQPYPAIYEACEALLAAIAAAPSARGWAGALAGYEMLVLRELGFGGAVQRPDPAEWAAFLDAFDRIEAPLRDYLLGERREDLLSARGRLRGRLAQIGA, from the coding sequence ATGCAATTGCGCGCGCCTGCCATTCTCGTCGCTTCACGCCCGCATGGCGAAACGGCGGCGATCGCGCGGTTGCTGACCGAAGAGCACGGCCTCGTCGCAGGCTATGTCGCCGGCGGGCGCGGGCGGCAGCTGCGGCCCGTGCTGATCCCCGGCAATATCGTCGCGCTCGATCTGCGTGCGCGTTCGGCGAGCCAATTGCCGTTTGCCAAGCTGGAGCTGGTAGAGAGCCGCGGGCCCTTGATTGGCGAGCCGCTGCCCGCCGCCGCAATCCAGTGGACATGCGCGCTGACCGCCGCCGCCCTGCCCGAGCGCCAGCCCTACCCCGCGATCTACGAAGCCTGCGAGGCCCTCCTCGCCGCGATCGCCGCTGCGCCGAGCGCGCGTGGCTGGGCGGGCGCACTCGCGGGATACGAGATGCTGGTGCTGCGCGAGCTGGGGTTCGGCGGCGCGGTTCAGCGACCCGATCCTGCAGAATGGGCCGCCTTCCTCGACGCATTCGACCGGATCGAGGCGCCGTTGCGCGATTACCTGCTGGGCGAACGCCGCGAGGACCTGCTCTCTGCGCGGGGGCGATTGCGTGGACGGTTGGCGCAGATTGGCGCTTAA
- a CDS encoding glycosyltransferase — protein MATSTASSALTLAIVLPTLNERDNLAGLVARLEGALGPDGWEAIFVDDNSPDGTADAARDLALNDRRVRVIQRIGRRGLASAAIEGMLSTAAPYVAVMDADHQHDPRLLPQMLASLESGEAEVAVASRFVEGGSAEGLSSARRETGSKLANGLARRLTGVELSDPMSGYFMLPSKTLRATADKLSGIGFKILLDILATADEPYRVREFPLRFAQRASGESKLDRTVVFEYLVGLYDRWLGRVIPTRFALFGTIGAAGVVVHMAILAAFLHTFGGTFHGQVVTPFDVGQTVAALVAMTFNFALNNELTYADKRLRGTAALLAGWLKFGLTCSVGLLANIGVASVLVRYDMSAYLAALAGIVIGSVWNFALSSRFVWGRY, from the coding sequence ATGGCGACCTCTACCGCATCTTCCGCGCTCACCCTCGCGATCGTCCTGCCGACGCTCAATGAGCGCGACAATCTCGCAGGTCTGGTCGCGCGGCTCGAAGGCGCGCTCGGCCCCGATGGCTGGGAAGCGATCTTCGTCGACGACAACTCGCCAGACGGCACCGCCGATGCGGCGCGCGACCTTGCGCTGAACGACCGCCGGGTGCGGGTGATCCAGAGGATCGGGCGGCGCGGCCTCGCCTCGGCTGCGATCGAGGGTATGCTTTCCACCGCCGCGCCCTACGTGGCGGTAATGGATGCCGACCACCAGCACGATCCGCGCCTGCTGCCGCAAATGCTCGCGTCGCTCGAAAGCGGCGAAGCCGAGGTCGCTGTGGCCTCCCGCTTCGTCGAGGGCGGGAGCGCCGAAGGCCTGTCGAGCGCGCGGCGCGAAACCGGATCGAAGCTCGCCAACGGGCTTGCGCGGCGGCTGACAGGGGTTGAGTTGAGCGATCCGATGTCGGGCTATTTCATGCTGCCCTCCAAGACCCTCCGCGCGACGGCGGACAAGCTTTCGGGCATCGGATTCAAGATCCTGCTCGATATTCTTGCAACGGCAGACGAACCCTACCGCGTGCGCGAATTCCCGCTTCGGTTCGCCCAGCGCGCAAGCGGCGAAAGTAAGCTCGATCGCACCGTCGTGTTCGAATACCTCGTCGGTCTCTACGACCGCTGGCTGGGGCGCGTCATCCCGACGCGTTTTGCGCTGTTCGGCACGATCGGCGCGGCGGGCGTGGTGGTTCACATGGCCATCCTCGCAGCGTTTCTCCACACCTTCGGCGGGACCTTTCACGGCCAGGTCGTGACCCCGTTCGATGTCGGCCAGACGGTTGCCGCTCTGGTGGCGATGACCTTCAACTTCGCGCTCAACAACGAGCTGACTTATGCCGACAAGCGCCTGCGCGGCACCGCTGCGCTGCTGGCCGGCTGGCTCAAATTCGGGCTGACCTGCTCGGTCGGCCTGCTAGCCAATATCGGCGTCGCCAGCGTGCTCGTGCGCTACGATATGAGCGCCTATCTCGCCGCTTTGGCGGGCATCGTGATCGGGTCGGTGTGGAATTTCGCCCTGTCGAGCCGGTTCGTGTGGGGCCGGTATTGA
- a CDS encoding class II 3-deoxy-7-phosphoheptulonate synthase, producing the protein MAHTWTPEGWRQHDARQLPDYPDAAALDAATAELAQRPPLIFAGETRALTEDLAQVARGEAFLLHGGDCAESFAEFHPDNIRDTFRALLQMAVVLTFAGRMPVVKMGRMAGQFAKPRSAPTEVQDGVELPSYRGDSVNGIEFEESARQPDPQRMLHAYAQSASTLNLLRAFAGGGYANLRQVHQWTLDHIASSPWAQKFTETADRIGEALDFMEACGVDPAKVPQLQGTTFYTSHEALLLPFEEALARRDQLSGEWYGSSAHFLWVGDRTRFDGSAHIEFLRGIANPVGIKCGPSLDPDLLLRLLDTLNPDRTEGRITLITRFGHDTIQDGLPPLLRAVKREGHPVVWSCDPMHGNVVKTASGLKTRPFERILTEVRGFFAAHRAEGTHPGGIHLEMTGQDVTECVGGAIAITDDRLGDRYHTHCDPRLNAAQSLELAFMIAETLREETEADGGLAGTADADAA; encoded by the coding sequence ATGGCCCACACTTGGACACCCGAAGGCTGGCGACAGCACGATGCGCGGCAATTGCCCGATTATCCCGACGCAGCCGCTCTCGATGCGGCAACGGCAGAGCTCGCCCAGCGTCCGCCGCTGATCTTTGCGGGTGAAACGCGCGCCCTGACCGAGGATCTCGCCCAGGTTGCGCGCGGCGAAGCCTTCCTGCTGCATGGCGGCGATTGCGCCGAGAGTTTCGCCGAATTCCACCCCGACAATATCCGCGACACCTTCCGCGCGCTGTTGCAGATGGCGGTGGTGCTGACCTTTGCCGGCCGCATGCCGGTGGTGAAGATGGGCCGCATGGCGGGCCAGTTCGCCAAGCCGCGCTCTGCCCCCACCGAAGTGCAAGACGGGGTCGAGCTGCCGTCTTATCGCGGCGACAGCGTCAACGGCATCGAGTTCGAGGAAAGCGCGCGCCAGCCCGATCCGCAGCGCATGCTCCACGCCTATGCGCAATCGGCCTCGACGCTGAACCTGCTGCGCGCATTCGCTGGCGGCGGCTACGCCAATTTGCGGCAGGTCCACCAGTGGACGCTCGATCACATTGCGAGCAGCCCGTGGGCGCAGAAATTCACCGAAACCGCCGATCGCATCGGCGAAGCGCTCGATTTCATGGAAGCTTGCGGGGTCGATCCCGCCAAGGTCCCGCAATTGCAGGGCACCACGTTCTACACCAGCCACGAAGCGCTGCTGCTCCCCTTCGAGGAAGCGCTCGCGCGGCGCGACCAGCTGTCCGGTGAATGGTACGGCTCCTCGGCCCACTTCCTGTGGGTCGGCGATCGCACCCGCTTCGATGGCAGCGCGCATATCGAATTCCTGCGCGGCATCGCGAACCCGGTCGGCATCAAGTGCGGTCCCTCGCTCGATCCCGACCTGCTGCTGCGGCTGCTCGACACGCTCAACCCCGATCGCACCGAGGGGCGGATCACGCTGATCACCCGCTTCGGGCACGATACGATCCAGGACGGCCTGCCGCCGCTGCTGCGCGCGGTGAAGCGCGAAGGGCATCCGGTGGTGTGGAGCTGCGACCCGATGCACGGCAATGTCGTAAAGACGGCGAGCGGATTGAAGACCCGCCCGTTCGAGCGGATCCTGACCGAGGTGCGCGGCTTCTTCGCCGCCCACCGCGCCGAAGGCACGCATCCGGGCGGCATCCACCTGGAAATGACCGGGCAGGACGTGACCGAATGCGTCGGCGGCGCGATCGCGATCACCGACGACCGGTTGGGCGACCGCTATCACACGCATTGCGATCCGCGGCTCAATGCGGCGCAATCGCTCGAGCTCGCTTTCATGATCGCCGAGACCCTGCGCGAGGAAACCGAAGCCGATGGCGGCCTTGCCGGCACGGCCGACGCCGACGCTGCCTGA
- the egtB gene encoding ergothioneine biosynthesis protein EgtB — protein sequence MSAQAAHKLMPDGSLADHYRAVRELSGALAAPLSDADATIQSMEDASPAKWHLAHTTWFFETFILADHLDGYTPFEADWPFLFNSYYESQGARHERCRRGMITRPTKDEILAYRAHVDEAMEPLIESGVRADLVALGCAHEQQHQELLLTDIKHALFQNPLGPAMFDKAAHAEPSERSEPHWIEHPGGIARIGHQAEGFAYDCEGPVHRILLEPFALRSTLVTNCEWDAFIADGGYENPLLWLSDGWGWVEDNAISAPLYWRDGEQFTHAGWQPRDPEAPVTHISLFEADAYARWAGYRLPTEGEWEAIARGQDAADAPAAFDPAAGNQLDRAAAPASQGGSELFGDCWQWTRSAYSPYPRFKPAEGAVGEYNGKFMSGQFVLKGASCATARGHSRASYRNFFYPHQRWQFTGLRLAKDI from the coding sequence ATGTCGGCCCAAGCCGCACACAAACTGATGCCGGACGGATCGCTGGCCGATCATTACCGCGCCGTGCGCGAACTAAGCGGGGCGCTGGCCGCGCCGCTGTCCGATGCCGATGCCACGATCCAGTCGATGGAAGACGCCTCGCCTGCCAAATGGCACCTGGCGCACACGACCTGGTTCTTCGAAACCTTCATCCTCGCCGATCACCTGGACGGGTACACCCCGTTCGAGGCCGACTGGCCCTTCCTCTTCAATTCCTATTACGAAAGCCAGGGCGCGCGCCACGAACGCTGTCGCCGCGGCATGATCACGCGCCCGACCAAGGACGAGATCCTCGCCTACCGCGCGCATGTCGATGAGGCGATGGAGCCGCTGATCGAAAGCGGGGTCCGCGCCGATCTGGTCGCGCTGGGCTGCGCGCACGAACAGCAGCACCAGGAATTGCTGCTGACCGATATCAAGCACGCACTATTCCAGAACCCGCTCGGCCCGGCGATGTTCGACAAAGCCGCCCATGCCGAGCCATCCGAACGCAGCGAGCCGCACTGGATCGAGCATCCCGGCGGCATCGCGCGGATCGGCCACCAGGCGGAAGGCTTCGCCTACGACTGCGAAGGCCCGGTTCATCGTATCCTGCTCGAGCCGTTCGCGCTGCGCTCCACCCTGGTCACCAATTGCGAATGGGACGCGTTCATCGCCGATGGCGGCTATGAAAATCCGTTGCTGTGGCTTTCCGATGGCTGGGGCTGGGTCGAGGACAACGCGATCTCCGCCCCGCTCTACTGGCGCGACGGCGAGCAGTTCACCCATGCCGGATGGCAACCGCGCGATCCGGAGGCTCCGGTCACCCACATCTCGCTGTTCGAAGCCGATGCCTATGCCCGTTGGGCCGGCTATCGCCTGCCGACCGAAGGCGAATGGGAAGCGATCGCGCGCGGACAGGATGCCGCCGACGCCCCGGCCGCCTTCGATCCGGCGGCAGGCAACCAGCTCGATCGCGCCGCCGCCCCGGCGTCGCAAGGCGGGAGCGAGCTGTTCGGCGATTGCTGGCAATGGACCCGCTCGGCCTATTCGCCCTATCCCCGCTTCAAGCCCGCCGAGGGCGCGGTGGGCGAATATAACGGCAAGTTCATGAGCGGCCAGTTCGTGCTCAAGGGCGCAAGCTGTGCAACCGCGCGCGGCCATTCGCGCGCTTCGTATCGCAATTTCTTCTATCCGCACCAACGCTGGCAATTCACTGGCCTGCGGCTCGCGAAGGACATCTGA